The genomic segment GTGGCCGACAAGCAACACATTGTTGATGTGTTCCGGAATTGCATTGATGACGGATAATAAATGCTTGTAAGTACATTCATAAATGGACTCTTCGATCTGAATGTCAAATGAAGGGCTGCCGAGTACATCGAGGAATATGCGGGTTGTCTGTAATGCTCTATTAGCGGGAGAACTGATGACAACACAGTTGTCGTCCAAGGTCACCTTGGTAGCCAGTTTGGCAGCTACTTGTTTAGCATGTTGTATTCCTTCGGATGTCAGCGCGCGATCAAAATCACCGATTCCAGGAATGGTTTCGGCTTTGGCATGTCGGATAATATAGAGTTTTCTGCTGTTGTCCATGATTAAAATTTTTGATTCTTATAGTATTTAACGTTGCGTAAGCGTATTTCATTGTGTCGGCCTCGGGCAGCACGCCCGAAACTACATATAAATACAAGTCACAACGTATGATGTTTTAAAATGTATATAATATATGAATAATTTTT from the Sphingobacterium thalpophilum genome contains:
- a CDS encoding SixA phosphatase family protein — protein: MDNSRKLYIIRHAKAETIPGIGDFDRALTSEGIQHAKQVAAKLATKVTLDDNCVVISSPANRALQTTRIFLDVLGSPSFDIQIEESIYECTYKHLLSVINAIPEHINNVLLVGHNPTLTDLVEYLTRKAAYLRTSSYAEIKLDTGFTFQMLSGNCADLVQIVD